The nucleotide window GTTTCCTTTAGATATATAATcctgtggcgaggcagtggcgcagtaggtagtgctgtcgcctcacagcaagagggtcgctgggtcctggttcgaacctcggctcagttggcgtttctgtgtggagtttgcatgttctccctgtcttcgtgtgggtttcctccgggtgcgctgggttcccccacagtccaaagacgtacaGTACAGGtgaataaattgtccgtagcatatgagtgtgtgtgtggatgtttcccagagatgggttgcggctggaagggcatccgctgtgtaaaaacttgctggataggttggtggttcattccgctgtggcaaccgcggtttaataaagggactaagccgacaagaaaatgaatgaatgaatataatccTGCCCAAAGCAGTCTAACGGTGATCTTTATAAAGTAGTATTCACTAAGCTATCATTTCatgtattgtttgtgtgtgtgttagatccAGGGGGAGAAAGCGGTGACAGGAGCCGCTAAAGGCATCCGCTACAAAGGTGTTTTCGGGACCATCAGCACCATGATGAGGACGGAGGGTCCGCGCTCGCTCTACAACGGCCTGGTCGCCGGCCTACAGAGACAGATGGCCTTCGCCTCCATCCGCATTGGCCTCTACGACAACGTCAAGAGCTTCTACACGCGTGGAAAAGACAGTCAGTCAAAAAGTCTCCTTCAGCAAACCGAAAGCCTTTTCTTAAAGCTATTTTGTTCATTTCAGAAGAACTTTTTCATTAGATTTAACATTAGGTAACATTCAAAGATTaatcacatgtgtgtgtgtgtgtgtgtgtgtgtgtgtctgtttgtgtgtgtgtgtgtttgtgtgtgtgtgtgtgtgtgtgtgtgtgtgtgtgtgtgtgtgtgtgtgtgtgtgtgtgttatatacagAGGCTGGACAATGAATGTGAAACTCCTGGTTTTAGGGCTCAGTAATTTATCAGTATGGTGTAGGCAGGGCCTCCTTTTGCGACCAATACAGCATCAGTTCATCTCGGGAGTGACCGagtgacagatacaagtcctgcacagtggcccgAGAGATTTTAAGCCTTTCTtattgcagaatagtggccaggtcactacaTGGTGCTACAAGTTTCCTGActcactcctccaaaacaccTCAAAGTGGCTTAGTAATATTTAGATCTGGTCTCTGTGCAGGCcgtgggagatgttcaacttcactttcatcttTGTTAAAGCACTCTGTCAGCAGTCTTACTCTGTGTATTGGTGCACTATCATTCTGATACATGGCACTGCCTTCCGGATACAATGTTTGACCCATTGGGTGCACATGCTTCTCCAGAATGGTACAGTAGTCCTTGCCAGTAACCAACCATCTAGCACAAGTACTGGGTCTGAGGAATGACAACCATCATTGATccccccatgcttcactctgggcatgcaacacatttctggggcttctccacaccgtaactctcccagaTGTGGTAAAGACAGtcaaggtggactcatcagagaacaatagaTGTTTCACAATGAAGATTTCCGCTGCTTGCGCTATTGAAACCAATGTTTATCATTGGCAcgagtgaccaaaggtttggctatagcagcccgGCCATGTATACTGACTCTTTGAAGTCATTGGAAATTTAGTCATGAAACCTCCATCcctaaattggccagtgtttcagtttcatccTCCAACCCTTATACAGATTTTATCTAAAAGTATTTTCTCAATTAtatacatgcatgtgtgtattatatatctaataaatatacacagtgcaCACACATTatgtcaaaacacattttttggccAGCCATAATTAATagtgaaataaacaataaaattttcttaattatttacTGCAATCTGTGACCCTGAATCACAAAATGCACAtgtatgaatgtaaaaaaaaaaagctcatatCTGTCTTGTCCTGATGTTTCTCTGCAGACCCTAATGTGGCGGTGCGAATCCTGGCGGGCTGTACTACCGGAGCGATGGCCGTGTCCATGGCTCAGCCCACAGACGTGGTAAAGGTGCGTTTCCAGGCCCAAATGAACCTCCAGGGTGTGGGCAGACGATACAACGGCACCATGCAGGCCTACAGGCAGATCTTCCAGCTTGAGGGACTCCGTGGTCTCTGGAAAGGTACAGGCAGACGTACTGAATCTATGGGGTCATTTACTTGTACACTACATAGGGAGCGAGTGATCAGTGACTCAAAGAATATTCCAAAAGTTTGCAAGTAAAATGATGTACAGAaaaatccaccaatcagagagtcaCATTCTGCAATGGATGCTGAAATATGcaaatttaacaaaaatgtcaaatatgttGATTCTGTAGTTgattatgaaattatttttgtattattatagaatattgtgtgtgtgtgtgtgtgtgtgtgtgtgtgtgtgtgtgtatatatatataaaaaaaaaatacatatatatatatatatatatatatatatatatatatatatatatatatatatatatatatatatagttgaagtcacaattattagccccatttattttttccccaatttctgtttgatgttgagcagatttcttcaacacatttctaaacaatagttttaataactcatctctaataacttatttattttatatttgtcatgatgacattaaataatattttactagatattttaagacacttctatacagcttaactaggttaattaagttaaataggcaggttagggtaattaggcaagttattgtataacgatggtttgtttttagacgattgggggaaaaatatagcctaaagggaattataatattgaccttaaaatggtgtttaaaaatttttaaactgcttttattctagctgacataaaacaattaagattttctccagaagaaaaaaatattatcagacatactatgaaaatttccttgctctgtgaaacatcatttgggaaatatatataaaaaaaaaaaaaaaaaaaaaattcaaaggggggctaataattctgacttcaactgtgtatatttatatatataattgaatcaAAAATTGTGTTATTgtgtaataaatattacataaatcttaaatatattataattatgaccaatgaaaacaataacattttaatcataattacttttaaataaatgtattaattttaatcATTCCAATTAACATAATATTGAAATTATTTGTTTCTGTAAAAATTATTCAATACACATTTTTGGTTTTCAACATTGATGatttcaaatgttgactgctgtatGTATTTTGATGTAGCTGTATTCAGTGTActgtaaaaatgatttatatatgtataattattaaCGAAATGTTGATTTTGCATGATGTACTTTATGTAATATAGTTTAGCATTTGGAGGTTGAtcaactaaatataaaataagtaataagtaaaaaattattattattattaataaaaatagtaataaaagcaataatgactggactaataatttcatttgaaaatacatacaataactattaataactaaatatttaataaataagtatttaacaattcaataatttattttacattaaataaatgccgccttgatgagcagaataattttatttaaaaaaaaatagagaaaaaaaaaacctgaccccAAACTTTAACTGGTAGTTTATAAATTTAGCTTCTGCTCAAGAAACAGCATCTAATGAATGTCTGCTTTGTTTTTTGCATCAGGAACTCTGCCGAACATCACGAGGAACGCTCTGGTCAACTGCACAGAACTGGTGTCTTACGATCTGATCAAAGAGGCTATCCTTAAACACAGACTCCTGTCAGGTAGACAGCGCACTCAAACACTCCTTCATGATCAGTTACTCTTTTAGATCATTGCTTATTATTAATAAAGAGCAGAGAAGGGGATGTAGGATTAAATAAACATATGCCTCTTCCTATTACTTTTCATAcataaagtgctcagcataaataggTACAGCCCTCACAGACCTCTcttttaactaaatatttttataggAAGGGTATATTTatgttcataattaaaaaaaagaaaagtgtgaGTGCGTGAATAAAGGGTTATTTACATGTGCTTCCTAAATAAAgtaagggtaacactttagtttaagtaacaatttacGCCATTtattactggcttattacctgcctattactAAGATATGAGCTTCTTGCTAGCATTTACAAAGCATCATCTCATTTTACATCTCTAATCCTGAACCTAAAGCCAACGACTACATTACTAACTATTAATGAGCAGCTTATTAGTAATTTAATGAGCTAAAAAAGTCTGTTAATGATTCGTTAATATTATGAATTGTACATataaataaagtgaccaaaattataagtaaattattaattaaaaaagtgagataataataataataataataataaataataataataatagtaatagtaataataataataatagtaataatggtaataataataatagtaataatagtaataatggtaataataataataataatattaataataatgatagtaataatggtaataataataataatagtaataatagtagtaataataataataataataatataaataatattaatagtaataatggtaataataataataataataataataataataataataataataataataataatagtaataattgtaataataataataataataataataataatagtaataatagtaataataataataataataatataaaataaagtttttcttttattatctgAGCTAATAGGACTGCATTAAAAGCTCCATTAAAATAACTGGACAAGTGCATTAATACATCCCACCCTAACCTTTCCATAATGAAAAGGATTTCAATCAATAGTTTAGTCATAAAATACAGTCATTAAAAACATGAGCAGACAGTGTTTCtcaaacctacacacacacacacacacacaaccacacacgcATGCCAGTGTGTGTTGGTAAATCAGGCAATAAGGAGATGCAGCTGAGGCCTCTGTgattggacacacacacacaaacacatttctgACGTCCTCCAGTGATCAGAGTGAAGAGTGTGTGAGATTGAAGCAGAGCACAGCGCTTTCTCCAGATAAGATAATGTTGTAATCAGGGTCAGGCTTCTGCATCAGCACTTCTCTGAGAAACCTTTAAAAGAGCAAGGGCAAAgtgtgatgatgatgacgatgatgcacacacacacacactgtacagaaCAAACTGTCTCTGGCACAGCTAACACATCAGCTATATTATTAACTTTACGACTGTTCTCATTGGATGTTTATTGAGCAAGAatattagttaattattaatatgGACGGCacgtggctcagttgttagcagcaagaaggtcgctggttcgagtctcagctgggccagtttgcatttctgtgtggagtttgcatgttctccctgtgttggcgtgggtttcctccgggtgctccggtttcccccacaagtccaaacacatgagctataggtgaactggatgaactaaattggctgtaatagtgtatgagtgtgtgtgtgaaagtgagagtgtatgggtgtttcccagtgctgggttgtggctggaagggcacccgctgcgtaaaacatatacaagAATAGCTgatagttcattccactgtgaagacctctgataatcagggactaagccaggggtgtttaaacttggtcctggagggccggtgtcctgaagagtttagctcctactctaatcaaaccttgtggaaacgtagtcccgcggacgtttctggagaccacggaatacgtcccggtgggtacgtacggctgcagtttttgttttcgtgaatccgcgagaggccgctgttgtgcgctttttcgcgtctcagaCGCCTCagcgcccacgctgttctcgcgtgaacccgccTGAGGCCACTGTCCCACTggccggatgattgactgcgcgaccggccaatcggccgacccaccctcctccttccacGAACCCAACCAAtcttaccgatcgacccgcccgcccgctcgcttccctaaacccaagcgacagtttacaaaaaaaaataaaagccctgatttttttttttttttctaccgcgtttcgGATTTCGCAGTcatgaaactcgttcacttaatttttgggattctgtttttgtcttacctgattgctggaaccgctcttccccgcgGTGGACTCCTctccgcatctcgagcctgccgacgtacacgatgagctgagtggacaaacgggttgcagcggggaagccctccacaaggaagtAAGCGGTCGGCCAGCAAGCGcaaaagggaacggcgtcacaccgccccgcagcgttcacttgaaaaaaaataaacgcggccgtgtgtacctcccgggacgtattccgctgtctccagaaacgtccgcgggactacgttttcagaatgagcttgggttgaatcaaacacacctgaagcagctaatcaagctcttactagatgtactagaaacttcctggcaggtgtgttgaagcaagttggaactaaactcagcaggacaccggccctccaggaccaagtttggacacccctggactaagccaaaggaatatgaatgaatgttaagttattataaataaacatgaagaacctgcagttatatagcctataggtgatgtctatgtgtccATATTCAATGAAGAGTATTAAGTGTTTGTGTTGTCCTTTAAGTCTTCCATGGTTGGCAGaattagtttttcctactatggaaggaaatggttgcaggttttgttgtacagaataaagaaactcagagATTTATAACTTGAGGGAGAGCAATAAATAGCTGAACTATCCCTATAACCGATTGCAATAGTAATGTATTGTCCCGTTTCTGCATGCAGACAATCTCCCGTGTCACTTTGTGTCTGCGTTCGGCGCGGGCTTCATCACGACGGTGATCGCGTCTCCTGTGGATGTGGTAAAAACACGGTACATGAACTCTCCACCGGGACAGTACAGCAGCTCCACCAACTGCGCCTGGACCATGCTCACTAAAGAGGGACCCACAGCTTTCTACAAAGGGTGAGCGAGCATTTACACCAACTATAATTACTCGACTCATTTTCTTGTTGtgattaattgctgaagctttcaTCGCGATATTGAGACAAGCTCCAGAGACTGTAGCCCcttctgtatatacagttgaactcagaattattagcccccctgtatttttcacccccctgtatatttttttcctaatttctgtttaacagagagaagatttttatcaACACGTTTCTAATCAATATAgtaataacacaaaaaaatgtactGTATTACTGTATAGTGTacagttaaaatcaaaattattaaactattagttctgtttttatttttttaatatttcccaaattatatttaacagagcaaggaaattttcacagtatgtctgataatattttttcttctggagaaagtcttagtggttttgtttcagctagaataaaagcagtttttaattttttaaaaacaattttaaggtcaatattattagcctctttaagctatatttttacctgattgtctacagatcaaacttctgttatacaatgacttgcctaattaccctagttgagcctttaaatgtaactttaagctgtatagaagtgtcttgaaaaatatctagtctaatattatgtgctgtcatcagcAGTTTAATCTTTAGGTAATTGTCAAATGTAGAAAACTTTTAATGTCAACTGTTAGAATTGTATTGTATTGATATACACCTGATTAATGATAATAGTTGATGCACTTTATCTCTGTAGAGTGAGGTCGTAAATGGGAAGATTGTTTATTGACattgctgtgaagattataagttattgtgtgattaatgGATAATGAAATGAAAGTGACAGTTtaactaattgcacattgtgattgactatgggataaaagggtggagttaaagaattgtgtcacacactgaggaaggctttgtgccgaaacgtctgtctgtctgttatcacccgtaaaatgtaagaaaaagtaaaaataaaaacagtacgaagcaactgagtgcgaatcattaccttcttttgaataatagtaatgatcagattaacgcaccaaaccaaagatgTAACTAAAAAAAACCGCAAGCCCGCAGaacaaacttcagtaactctgtCATCAGCAGTGAAaacagaaatcagttattagaaattggttatgagaactattatgtttagaaatgtgttaatttgtatttctattaaacagaaatgggggaaaaTGTACAAGAATTAAAATTGAACAGGTGGCTactaattctgacatcaactttCATTTGTTCAATGTGAATTTCAACTAAATGAAACGGCAAAAAGATGATCAAGTAcaacaggtcacactttacagtaaagTCTCATTAGTGAACACTGGTTAATGGATCAGCAGTGAGAAAAAGCCAGATCATGttaagttaaaaaaacaacaacaactgaattTTGTGTTATTAAgtgaaatattttaacatttaatgaaACAACTTCTGATTTGAACCCCCCTttacatttgcaccagacacattCTTAAAATCAGTCTCtatctcaaaataaaaaataaatgtaatttaaaaaaaaaacattgttttatgtGCATTTATGTAGCTGTTTATGTAAAT belongs to Danio rerio strain Tuebingen ecotype United States chromosome 1, GRCz12tu, whole genome shotgun sequence and includes:
- the ucp1 gene encoding mitochondrial brown fat uncoupling protein 1 → MVGLKPSDVPPPLTVKVLSAGTAACIADLVTFPLDTAKVRLQIQGEKAVTGAAKGIRYKGVFGTISTMMRTEGPRSLYNGLVAGLQRQMAFASIRIGLYDNVKSFYTRGKDNPNVAVRILAGCTTGAMAVSMAQPTDVVKVRFQAQMNLQGVGRRYNGTMQAYRQIFQLEGLRGLWKGTLPNITRNALVNCTELVSYDLIKEAILKHRLLSDNLPCHFVSAFGAGFITTVIASPVDVVKTRYMNSPPGQYSSSTNCAWTMLTKEGPTAFYKGFVPSFLRLGSWNVVMFVSFEQLKRAMMVSRNRIEAAA